The following coding sequences are from one Nicotiana tomentosiformis chromosome 3, ASM39032v3, whole genome shotgun sequence window:
- the LOC104115650 gene encoding pentatricopeptide repeat-containing protein At1g74850, chloroplastic: MSLSYNSFSPVLTPVPPSHRFLFPAKIPNYGKLSPVHRRLLLTVAVRAKPKELILGNPTVTVEKGKYSYDVETLINKLSSLPPRGSIARCLDTFKNKLSLTDFSHVFKEFAARGDWQRSLRLFKYMQRQIWCKPNEHIYTLMIGILGRESLLDKAFEIFDEMPSHSVARTVFSYTAIINACGRNGQYETSLQLLEKMKQEKIIPSILTYNTVINSCARGGHEWEGLLSLFAEMRHEGIQPDLVTYNTLLSACSSRGLGDEAEMVFRTMNEAGVLPDVTTYSYLVDTFGKLGKLEQVSELLMEMEAGGTSPEVTSYNVLLEAYAHSGSMKEAMDVFRQMQTAGCVANAETYSVLLNLYGKNGRYDQVRDLFLEMKMSNTEPDADTYNILIQVFGEGGYFKEVVTLFHDMVEEKVEPNMETYEGLIYACGKGGLHNDAKRILLHMNGQGLVPSSKVYTGVIEAYGQAALYEEAVVAFNTMNEVGSRPMVETFNSLIHAFAKGGLYKESEAIWFRMGEVGVPRNRDSFNGMIEGYRQGGQFEEAIKAYVEMEKARCDPDERTLEAVLSVYCFAGLVDESEEQFQEIKSLGIQPSIICCCMMLAIYAKSERWNMARELLNDVMTNKTSDMHQVIGQMIHGDFDDENNWQMVEYVFDKLNSEGCGLSMRFYNTLIEALWWLGQKERAARVLNEATKRGLFSELFRRNKLVWSVDVHRMWPGGACTAISVWLNDMEELFHKGEELPQLASVVVVRGQTEKSSITRDFPVAKAAYSFLKDTVSSSFCFPGWNKGRIVCQKTQLKRTFSSAEPKKSSGGDRLIPLSNSPISLLGTQTSVSDAKRSESANADSKRSTKSDSQLMASSV; encoded by the exons ATGTCCCTATCGTACAACTCTTTCTCCCCAGTCCTCACTCCAGTCCCTCCCTCTCATCGTTTCCTATTCCCGGCCAAAATCCCAAACTACGGCAAGCTCTCCCCCGTCCACCGCCGCCTTCTTCTAACAGTCGCTGTCAGAGCCAAGCCGAAAGAGCTCATCTTAGGCAACCCAACGGTCACTGTTGAGAAAGGCAAGTACAGTTACGATGTCGAAACACTAATAAACAAGCTCTCGAGCCTCCCACCACGTGGAAGCATCGCCCGGTGCTTGGATACTTTCAAAAACAAGCTCTCTCTCACTGACTTCTCCCACGTGTTCAAGGAATTCGCGGCGCGTGGCGATTGGCAGCGGTCCCTGCGACTCTTTAAGTACATGCAGCGCCAAATATGGTGCAAGCCCAATGAGCACATTTACACTCTCATGATTGGAATATTAGGCCGTGAAAGCCTTCTTGATAAAGCCTTCGAGATATTCGACGAAATGCCAAGTCATAGTGTGGCACGAACGGTATTCTCTTACACTGCTATTATTAATGCTTGTGGCCGTAATGGACAATACGAAACTTCTCTTCAACTACTTGAAAAAATGAAGCAAGAAAAGATAATTCCTAGTATTTTGACTTATAACACAGTTATTAACTCTTGTGCTCGAGGTGGACATGAATGGGAAGGGTTATTGAGTCTATTTGCCGAGATGCGACATGAGGGTATTCAACCGGATTTAGTTACCTACAATACTTTGCTAAGTGCTTGTTCAAGTAGAGGGTTAGGAGATGAGGCAGAGATGGTTTTTAGGACGATGAACGAGGCTGGGGTTTTGCCTGATGTAACTACTTACAGTTATTTGGTGGATACTTTTGGCAAACTGGGGAAGTTGGAACAGGTGTCAGAATTACTCATGGAAATGGAGGCTGGGGGTACCTCGCCGGAGGTCACCTCCTATAATGTCTTATTGGAGGCTTATGCGCATTCGGGATCTATGAAAGAGGCTATGGATGTGTTTAGGCAAATGCAGACAGCTGGATGTGTGGCTAATGCAGAAACTTATAGTGTTCTGTTGAATTTATATGGCAAAAATGGGAGGTATGATCAGGTTAGGGACCTTTTCCTTGAGATGAAAATGAGTAATACGGAGCCTGATGCGGATACATACAATATTCTCATCCAGGTCTTTGGTGAAGGTGGTTATTTTAAGGAGGTGGTGACATTGTTCCATGACATGGTTGAGGAGAAGGTAGAACCAAATATGGAGACTTATGAAGGGTTGATATATGCCTGTGGAAAGGGAGGCCTTCACAATGATGCGAAGAGGATCCTGCTGCATATGAATGGACAAGGTTTGGTGCCTAGTTCTAAAGTGTATACTGGCGTAATTGAAGCTTATGGACAGGCTGCGCTGTATGAGGAGGCAGTTGTCGCCTTTAATACTATGAATGAGGTAGGAAGCAGACCGATGGTGGAGACTTTCAATTCTCTGATCCATGCATTTGCTAAAGGGGGACTTTACAAAGAATCTGAAGCAATATGGTTTAGAATGGGTGAGGTTGGAGTTCCACGGAACAGGGATTCTTTCAACGGGATGATTGAAGGGTATAGACAAGGAGGTCAGTTCGAAGAAGCTATAAAAGCCTATGTTGAGATGGAAAAGGCAAGATGTGATCCAGATGAGCGGACGCTTGAGGCAGTTTTGAGTGTTTACTGCTTTGCAGGCCTAGTTGACGAAAGTGAGGAGCAGTTTCAGGAAATTAAATCATTGGGCATTCAGCCTAGCATCATTTGCTGCTGTATGATGTTGGCAATTTACGCAAAAAGTGAGAG GTGGAATATGGCCCGTGAATTGTTGAACGACGTGATGACAAATAAGACTTCTGATATGCACCAAGTTATTGGACAAATGATTCATGGAGATTTTGATGATGAGAATAATTGGCAGATGGTTGAGTATGTCTTTGACAAACTCAACTCAGAAGGCTGTGGTTTGAGCATGAGGTTCTACAACACTCTTATAGAAGCACTTTGGTGGTTAGGCCAGAAAGAAAGGGCTGCAAGAGTGCTCAATGAAGCAACAAAAAGGGGGCTATTCTCTGAACTGTTTCGAAGAAACAAACTTGTGTGGTCTGTGGATGTTCATAG GATGTGGCCTGGTGGTGCATGCACTGCAATTTCAGTTTGGCTCAACGATATGGAAGAGTTGTTCCATAAAGGCGAAGAGCTTCCTCAATTGGCTTCTGTTGTTGTAGT ACGAGGTCAGACAGAGAAGAGTTCAATAACTAGGGATTTCCCGGTTGCTAAGGCTGCATATTCTTTTCTAAAGGATACTGTTTCGTCATCATTTTGTTTCCCTGGGTGGAATAAGGGGCGGATAGTCTGTCAAAAGACTCAGCTCAAACGTACTTTTTCAAGTGCCGAACCAAAAAAATCCTCGGGAGGTGACAGACTAATTCCTTTAAGTAACTCTCCCATTTCCCTTTTGGGAACACAGACATCCGTGAGTGATGCAAAAAGATCAGAAAGTGCGAATGCTGATAGCAAGAGAAGCACGAAATCAGATTCACAACTTATGGCGAGCAGTGTCTAA